The following are from one region of the Alicyclobacillus fastidiosus genome:
- a CDS encoding DoxX family protein — protein sequence MMSAGLLIIRVIIGLTFAGHGTQKLFGWFGGPGLKGTAGWLNSIGVKPGYVMALLAGLGELIAGLLLALGFWLPISAALFVITMAVAIFTVHHKSYWATQGGFEYNLALIAIAVGVALIGPGAYAVHL from the coding sequence ATCATGAGCGCAGGATTGCTGATTATCCGCGTAATTATCGGCCTGACCTTCGCAGGTCACGGCACACAGAAGCTGTTTGGTTGGTTCGGTGGCCCAGGACTGAAAGGAACCGCTGGTTGGCTGAATTCCATCGGCGTAAAGCCGGGATACGTGATGGCGCTTTTAGCTGGTCTCGGTGAACTGATCGCAGGGCTGTTGTTGGCACTGGGGTTCTGGTTGCCAATTAGTGCGGCGCTTTTCGTGATTACCATGGCAGTAGCCATTTTTACTGTTCACCACAAGAGTTATTGGGCAACACAAGGCGGCTTTGAGTACAACCTGGCACTTATCGCAATCGCGGTCGGCGTAGCGTTGATCGGCCCTGGAGCATACGCAGTGCACCTCTAA